A DNA window from Microcystis aeruginosa NIES-843 contains the following coding sequences:
- a CDS encoding transposase, translated as MRHQIPTIAINNEILARLQEIFVSTLTKWESVLLDFNGESDYVHLIIDDKPDIALSKLIANLKTVSSPIN; from the coding sequence ATTCGTCATCAAATACCGACCATTGCTATTAACAATGAAATCTTAGCCCGACTTCAAGAAATCTTTGTATCAACGCTGACGAAATGGGAAAGCGTGTTGCTTGATTTCAACGGTGAATCGGATTACGTTCACCTGATTATCGATGACAAGCCTGACATCGCTTTATCCAAATTAATCGCTAACCTTAAAACAGTTAGTAGTCCCATTAATTAG